A genome region from Populus alba chromosome 3, ASM523922v2, whole genome shotgun sequence includes the following:
- the LOC118054301 gene encoding GRAS family protein TF80 isoform X2: protein MVQEEGSSSVTSPHQFFPWMSLSPGIGSPYPWLRELKSEERGLCLIHLLLACANHVAVGSVENANISLEHISHLASPDGDTMQRIAAYFTAALADRILKGWPGLHKALNPKQVSLISEEILVQRLFFELCPFLKLSYVITNEAIIEAMEGEKMVHIIDLNSSEPAQWINLFQTLSARPEGPPHLRITGIHEKKEVLEQMALRLTEEAEKLEIPFQFNPIVSKLENLDLGNLRVKTGEALAVSSVLQLHALLAMDDEIHKRNSPSGSKNPSSNHFQRVVRMNQNRHTLGEWLEKDLVNVYSSSPDSALSPLSPSASPKMGSFLNALRSLSPKLMVITEHESNHNGLSLMERVTKALNFYAALFDCLESTVSRASLERHKVEKMLFGEEIKNIIACEGTERKERHEKLEKWILRLELAGFGSIPLSYHGRLQANRLLQSYGYDGYKIKEENGCLLICWQDRPLFSVSAWRFRRCD, encoded by the coding sequence ATGGTTCAAGAAGAGGGATCATCATCTGTAACTTCACCTCATCAGTTCTTTCCATGGATGTCACTGTCGCCAGGGATAGGATCACCATACCCTTGGCTGAGGGAACTGAAATCTGAAGAGAGGGGTTTGTGTctgatccatcttcttcttgCCTGCGCTAACCATGTAGCGGTTGGTAGTGTTGAGAATGCAAATATTAGCCTTGAGCACATCTCCCATCTTGCCTCTCCTGATGGCGATACGATGCAGCGGATTGCTGCTTACTTCACTGCAGCACTTGCTGATCGCATTCTTAAAGGATGGCCTGGTCTGCACAAAGCTCTCAATCCAAAACAAGTATCTTTGATATCTGAAGAAATTCTTGTTCAAAGATTATTCTTTGAGCTCTGTCCCTTTTTAAAGCTTTCATACGTGATCACAAATGAGGCCATTATAGAGGCCATGGAAGGGGAGAAGATGGTTCATATCATCGATCTCAATTCCTCCGAGCCTGCCCAGTGGATCAATCTTTTTCAAACATTAAGCGCACGGCCAGAAGGACCACCTCATTTGAGAATAACAGGTATCCATGAGAAGAAAGAGGTGTTAGAGCAAATGGCTCTTCGGCTGACTGAAGAAGCTGAAAAGCTAGAAATCCCATTTCAGTTCAATCCTATTGTGAGCAAACTAGAGAATCTTGACCTTGGAAATTTGCGGGTTAAGACTGGAGAAGCTCTTGCTGTCAGTTCTGTACTTCAGCTGCATGCTCTCCTGGCCATGGATGATGAGATACATAAAAGGAACTCTCCATCAGGATCTAAGAATCCAAGCTCTAACCATTTTCAGAGAGTCGTACGGATGAACCAAAACCGACATACTCTAGGTGAGTGGCTTGAGAAAGATTTGGTCAACGTCTATAGCTCTAGTCCTGACTCAGCATTATCCCCACTATCTCCTTCTGCTTCACCGAAGATGGGCAGCTTTCTAAATGCACTTAGGAGTCTCTCACCGAAATTGATGGTGATAACTGAGCACGAATCAAATCATAACGGGCTTAGTTTAATGGAGAGGGTCACAAAagctttgaatttttatgctGCACTATTTGATTGCTTGGAGTCTACTGTATCGAGAGCATCATTAGAGCGGCACAAGGTTGAGAAGATGCTATTTGGGGAGGAAATTAAGAACATCATCGCTTGTGAGGGAACTGAGAGAAAGGAGAGGCATGAGAAGTTGGAAAAATGGATCCTGAGGCTCGAGTTAGCTGGGTTTGGGAGCATTCCTCTGAGCTACCATGGTAGGCTACAGGCAAACAGATTATTGCAGAGCTATGGCTATGATGGatataaaatcaaagaagagaATGGATGTTTACTTATTTGCTGGCAGGATAGACCACTATTTTCAGTGTCAGCTTGGAGATTTAGGAGGTGTGATTGA
- the LOC118054301 gene encoding GRAS family protein TF80 isoform X1, which yields MVGMVQEEGSSSVTSPHQFFPWMSLSPGIGSPYPWLRELKSEERGLCLIHLLLACANHVAVGSVENANISLEHISHLASPDGDTMQRIAAYFTAALADRILKGWPGLHKALNPKQVSLISEEILVQRLFFELCPFLKLSYVITNEAIIEAMEGEKMVHIIDLNSSEPAQWINLFQTLSARPEGPPHLRITGIHEKKEVLEQMALRLTEEAEKLEIPFQFNPIVSKLENLDLGNLRVKTGEALAVSSVLQLHALLAMDDEIHKRNSPSGSKNPSSNHFQRVVRMNQNRHTLGEWLEKDLVNVYSSSPDSALSPLSPSASPKMGSFLNALRSLSPKLMVITEHESNHNGLSLMERVTKALNFYAALFDCLESTVSRASLERHKVEKMLFGEEIKNIIACEGTERKERHEKLEKWILRLELAGFGSIPLSYHGRLQANRLLQSYGYDGYKIKEENGCLLICWQDRPLFSVSAWRFRRCD from the coding sequence ATGGTAGGGATGGTTCAAGAAGAGGGATCATCATCTGTAACTTCACCTCATCAGTTCTTTCCATGGATGTCACTGTCGCCAGGGATAGGATCACCATACCCTTGGCTGAGGGAACTGAAATCTGAAGAGAGGGGTTTGTGTctgatccatcttcttcttgCCTGCGCTAACCATGTAGCGGTTGGTAGTGTTGAGAATGCAAATATTAGCCTTGAGCACATCTCCCATCTTGCCTCTCCTGATGGCGATACGATGCAGCGGATTGCTGCTTACTTCACTGCAGCACTTGCTGATCGCATTCTTAAAGGATGGCCTGGTCTGCACAAAGCTCTCAATCCAAAACAAGTATCTTTGATATCTGAAGAAATTCTTGTTCAAAGATTATTCTTTGAGCTCTGTCCCTTTTTAAAGCTTTCATACGTGATCACAAATGAGGCCATTATAGAGGCCATGGAAGGGGAGAAGATGGTTCATATCATCGATCTCAATTCCTCCGAGCCTGCCCAGTGGATCAATCTTTTTCAAACATTAAGCGCACGGCCAGAAGGACCACCTCATTTGAGAATAACAGGTATCCATGAGAAGAAAGAGGTGTTAGAGCAAATGGCTCTTCGGCTGACTGAAGAAGCTGAAAAGCTAGAAATCCCATTTCAGTTCAATCCTATTGTGAGCAAACTAGAGAATCTTGACCTTGGAAATTTGCGGGTTAAGACTGGAGAAGCTCTTGCTGTCAGTTCTGTACTTCAGCTGCATGCTCTCCTGGCCATGGATGATGAGATACATAAAAGGAACTCTCCATCAGGATCTAAGAATCCAAGCTCTAACCATTTTCAGAGAGTCGTACGGATGAACCAAAACCGACATACTCTAGGTGAGTGGCTTGAGAAAGATTTGGTCAACGTCTATAGCTCTAGTCCTGACTCAGCATTATCCCCACTATCTCCTTCTGCTTCACCGAAGATGGGCAGCTTTCTAAATGCACTTAGGAGTCTCTCACCGAAATTGATGGTGATAACTGAGCACGAATCAAATCATAACGGGCTTAGTTTAATGGAGAGGGTCACAAAagctttgaatttttatgctGCACTATTTGATTGCTTGGAGTCTACTGTATCGAGAGCATCATTAGAGCGGCACAAGGTTGAGAAGATGCTATTTGGGGAGGAAATTAAGAACATCATCGCTTGTGAGGGAACTGAGAGAAAGGAGAGGCATGAGAAGTTGGAAAAATGGATCCTGAGGCTCGAGTTAGCTGGGTTTGGGAGCATTCCTCTGAGCTACCATGGTAGGCTACAGGCAAACAGATTATTGCAGAGCTATGGCTATGATGGatataaaatcaaagaagagaATGGATGTTTACTTATTTGCTGGCAGGATAGACCACTATTTTCAGTGTCAGCTTGGAGATTTAGGAGGTGTGATTGA